The sequence CGGATTAGCGCATCATTATCAGCATTCTCCGCGACCCGGATATGGCTCCAGCCCATTTGGGCCGCCAGTGCTGCGAGGCGGTCACTCACGACAACCAAGCGGCAGCGGAGCAACCAGGAAGAACGATAATAATCAGGAACTAAAGTATAGATCTGTTGTAACATTTCGCCGCTAGTAACGACCAGAATATCAACTCCGGAACGTTGCCAGTGCGCACTTTGCTCACTGCCATCATAAAAGATGGGGCTGCGTTGATAACATTCGCAAAAAGTTACCGTGGCTCCCCGCTCAGTCAGGCTTTCACCGAGAAGCTCTCGTCCGCCATTGCCGCGCAATAACAGTGCCTTTTTACCCGCCAGATTTTGCAGGTCAGGCAATGATAACAGCATCTCGCTGGTCTCTCCCGTTGGGGGATAAGTGACGTGCAAGCGGCTGGCAGTATGCAATGCTAAAGCAGTGTTACGGCCAATAGCATAATAAGATAACTGTGCAGGCCATGACAGGTTATTTCTTTTTAACAGCGGGTTAGCGTAGCGAATCGCGTTCTGTGACAAGGCAAAAACCAAGTCGCCAGCTTGCATGTTTTGCAGCAATGCTGGCAGTTTTGGTAGGTCATTGCCGGGAGAAAAATCAATCAACGGCGCATGATAGGCAACCCGGCCCAGCGCACGCAGGCGGCTGACTAACTGCTCCCCGGAGGGGGACGGACGGGTCACCAGAATTGTCATAAGGGTTGATTATCCTGATAAACCTCAGCCAGTATTTCTCGCGCTCCCCGTGATAGCAGTTCATCGGCCAGCTCAACACCCATTTGCTCTGCATTTTCAGCAGGGCCGCGGCGCTCACCCCGAATAATTTCACTGCCATCGGGTGCGCCGACCAATGCGCGCAGCCACAATGTATCGCCGTCTAATTCGGCATAACTGCCAATAGGCACCTGACAGCCCCCTTCAAGGCGGGTATTCATGGCGCGTTCAGCACATACACGTATTTCAGTTTCGCGATGATTCAGTGGCGCGAGCAGTTGGCGGGTAAAATCATCCGCCAGTCGACATTCAATGCCAACAGCCCCTTGGCCGACGGCGGGCAAGGACTCTTCTGCGGGCATGGCATAACGAATTCGCGTTTCGAGCCCGAGACGCTTGAGGCCAGCAACAGCCAGAATAATCGCGTGATAATCGCCGTTATCAAGCTTGGCAAGACGCGTGCCGACGTTACCGCGCAGGTCACGGATAACCAGGTCAGGGCGGCGTTCGCGCAACTGACATTGGCGGCGCAAGCTTGAGGTGCCCACGATGCTACCCGCTGGTAGGTCATCCAGATGTGCATAATTCATTGATACGAAAGCATCGCGCGGGTCATCACGCTCGCAAATAGTGACCAGACCCAATCCTTCAGGAAAAGCAATGGGGACATCTTTCATCGAATGAACTGCAATATCTGCCCGGTCTTCCAACAGCGCTAACTCTAATTCTTTGACAAACAAACCCTTACCGCCGACTTTGGCCAGTGGTGTATCCAGAATGATGTCCCCACGAGTGACCATTGGAACCAATTCGACTTGCAGACCAGGATGATTGGTTTGCAGTAAATGTTGAACATAATGTGCTTGCCATAAGGCGAGCGGGCTTTGTCGCGTGGCAATTCGAATAATTTTGTCTAACATTGCTTGTTACCGTTTTTATATTTTACGGCCCATCCTACCATTGACCGATGAAGACTGTCAGTGCGGTAGCCACATCAACAGGGCGGATAAGAGTATAAGAAAGCAACTATTCTAACAAATGCCCATCTGGATAAGGGGTTTATTCCCTTTAGACTGACAAAGTGGCATTCGCTGCGGACTGGCTTGGTTTATTGGCCTGAGACCAGGCCGCCGTAGCAATGACTTTGGCAAGAGATAGGCGTTATAATTGTTGGGATAGCTTTACTTTCTTTACGGTCAATCGGCAAGGTGTTAGATTGATCACGTTTCCAGCAATAATTCGTTAAATATTCTTCAAACAAAATGTTTTTTGGTCAGTTCAACAAAAAGTACATTTTTTGGTGAAAGTCAGAAAACAATAAACGAATCTGGAACACGGGTTTCTTTCTAAGCACCGGAACAATCAGGCGAGACGTCTTGTACCTCTACATCGAGACACTGAAACAGCGACTGGATGCGATCAACCAATTACGAGTCGATCGCGCCTTGGCGGCCATGGGGCCAGCCTTCCAAAAGGTCTACAGTCTGCTACCGACCCTATTACATTGTCATCACCCACTGATGCCGGGTTACCTTGATGGTAACGTTCCCCATGGCATTTGCCTTTTCACGCCCAATGAAACACAACAGGATTATTTGTCTGAGGTTGAAGCCAAATGGGGCGAGCCTTTGCAACAGAGTGTGGGCGGTGAACTGCCAATTACTGGTGTCTACTCAATGGGTAGCACTTCATCTATTGGTCAGTGTCATACATCCGATCTTGATATTTGGGTATGTCACCAAGCCTGGCTTGATTCTGAAGAACGTAGCCGCTTGCAAAAAAAATGTAGCCTGCTGGAAAAATGGGCTGCATCAATGGGTGTTGAAGTCAGTTTCTTCCTAATTGATGAAAACCGTTTCCGCCATAATGCCAGTGGCAGTCTGGGCGGTGAAGATTGCGGCTCAACCCAACATATTTTATTGCTAGATGAGTTTTACCGCAGTGCGGTTCGTCTGGCGGGGAAACGTATTCTGTGG comes from Yersinia canariae and encodes:
- the hemD gene encoding uroporphyrinogen-III synthase; this encodes MTILVTRPSPSGEQLVSRLRALGRVAYHAPLIDFSPGNDLPKLPALLQNMQAGDLVFALSQNAIRYANPLLKRNNLSWPAQLSYYAIGRNTALALHTASRLHVTYPPTGETSEMLLSLPDLQNLAGKKALLLRGNGGRELLGESLTERGATVTFCECYQRSPIFYDGSEQSAHWQRSGVDILVVTSGEMLQQIYTLVPDYYRSSWLLRCRLVVVSDRLAALAAQMGWSHIRVAENADNDALIRALQDFQ
- the hemC gene encoding hydroxymethylbilane synthase, producing the protein MLDKIIRIATRQSPLALWQAHYVQHLLQTNHPGLQVELVPMVTRGDIILDTPLAKVGGKGLFVKELELALLEDRADIAVHSMKDVPIAFPEGLGLVTICERDDPRDAFVSMNYAHLDDLPAGSIVGTSSLRRQCQLRERRPDLVIRDLRGNVGTRLAKLDNGDYHAIILAVAGLKRLGLETRIRYAMPAEESLPAVGQGAVGIECRLADDFTRQLLAPLNHRETEIRVCAERAMNTRLEGGCQVPIGSYAELDGDTLWLRALVGAPDGSEIIRGERRGPAENAEQMGVELADELLSRGAREILAEVYQDNQPL